Proteins encoded within one genomic window of Thermoplasmata archaeon:
- a CDS encoding PKD domain-containing protein — MALVKRDTVDLLLGIGVLAVGIGILLFTFSLALGVAQNPGDFFRNQMAQTNAQVKGPTADFTYSGSDLNVTFTDKSVAGSASLTSWQWNFGDNATSSRQNPSHRFYSYGSWQVSLTVVDGNAQQSRTFAQVTIQPRVPTSGNAVGNPFGGAGGLNVNLDLGVFLIPIGVGLLTTGMFLVMALIGGLITKAGWNLIKPKPETVRVRLKPRDLTQAFEEDTTPVGVRPQALAPPPPPPG, encoded by the coding sequence GTGGCCCTCGTGAAGCGGGACACGGTCGACCTGCTCCTGGGAATCGGTGTGCTGGCCGTCGGCATCGGGATCCTCCTGTTCACGTTCTCCCTGGCCCTCGGGGTCGCGCAGAACCCGGGCGACTTCTTCCGGAACCAGATGGCCCAGACGAACGCCCAGGTCAAGGGGCCCACGGCGGACTTCACCTATTCCGGATCCGACCTGAACGTCACGTTCACGGACAAGAGCGTGGCCGGCTCGGCCTCGCTGACCTCCTGGCAATGGAATTTCGGGGACAACGCGACGAGTAGTCGCCAGAATCCCTCCCATCGCTTCTATTCATACGGCTCCTGGCAAGTCAGCCTCACGGTCGTCGACGGGAACGCGCAGCAGAGCCGGACCTTCGCCCAGGTGACCATCCAGCCCCGCGTCCCCACCTCAGGCAACGCGGTCGGGAACCCCTTCGGCGGTGCCGGCGGGCTCAACGTGAACCTCGACCTGGGCGTCTTCCTGATCCCCATCGGCGTCGGGCTCCTGACCACAGGGATGTTCCTGGTCATGGCGTTGATCGGGGGCCTGATCACCAAGGCAGGCTGGAACCTGATCAAACCCAAGCCCGAGACGGTCCGCGTGCGGTTGAAGCCCCGGGACCTCACCCAAGCGTTCGAGGAAGACACCACGCCCGTTGGGGTCCGGCCCCAGGCGCTTGCGCCGCCTCCGCCCCCTCCCGGCTGA